A window from Nitrospira sp. ND1 encodes these proteins:
- the mscL gene encoding large conductance mechanosensitive channel protein MscL, whose protein sequence is MSMMSEFKEFAVKGNVLDMAVGVIIGGAFGKIVSSVVSDILMPPIGLLMGKVDFSSLFIPLTEDAKGKSLAAAKAAGAATINYGVFLQTLLDFTILAFVIFMVIKQMNRFKKTAPPGPPPAPPKEEALLTEIRDLLKNQRH, encoded by the coding sequence ATGAGCATGATGAGTGAATTTAAAGAGTTCGCCGTAAAGGGCAATGTGCTCGATATGGCTGTGGGAGTCATCATCGGAGGCGCGTTCGGAAAAATCGTATCGTCCGTCGTCAGCGACATCCTGATGCCGCCCATCGGTCTCCTGATGGGGAAAGTGGATTTCTCCAGCCTCTTTATCCCCTTGACCGAGGATGCCAAAGGGAAATCGCTGGCCGCAGCCAAAGCCGCCGGTGCTGCCACCATCAACTACGGCGTCTTCTTGCAAACCCTGCTCGATTTTACGATTCTGGCCTTCGTCATTTTCATGGTGATCAAACAAATGAACCGCTTCAAGAAAACGGCCCCTCCAGGCCCGCCCCCTGCGCCGCCCAAGGAAGAAGCGTTACTGACGGAGATTCGGGATCTCTTGAAGAATCAACGCCACTAA
- a CDS encoding OmpA family protein produces the protein MTTLRTIPVLLSTLLLASCATAPSPNDSASRALNEMKAVAKPLPPKPDPKDARIAELERQKAALEAELAQVRSSLTGDLDQAKARTSALESQLSQRDQELASLRNASGDKERLAGQLSDVERQLSAKDQELAALRGSAGDKDRLAAQLAALQGQLSTKDQELAGLKGNAGDRDRLSSELAQAKQRITELERQLEAKHHELAASKNAAGDREKIVADLAAAKQRASDLESELARRDQEMASLKGALDQQKTSLAEAKDDLSKLLQAEVAKGNVTMKQLGDQLTLGLATTLLFDSGEATLKPGGADVLHRIGGVLKQYPDRSIHVAGHTDNVPIKGRLAKTYPTNVELSQARAESARQALTEGGMAPDKIEAKGRADSRPIASNTTAEGRQKNRRVEIVVGH, from the coding sequence ATGACCACACTCCGTACCATTCCTGTACTGTTGAGCACCCTGCTGCTCGCCTCGTGCGCAACGGCCCCGTCCCCTAACGACTCGGCCAGCCGAGCCTTGAATGAAATGAAAGCCGTCGCCAAACCGCTCCCGCCCAAACCAGACCCGAAAGATGCACGAATTGCCGAACTCGAGCGGCAGAAAGCAGCTCTCGAAGCGGAACTGGCACAGGTTCGTTCTTCCCTCACCGGCGATCTGGACCAGGCAAAAGCCCGAACCAGTGCGCTCGAATCACAACTCAGCCAGCGCGACCAGGAATTAGCCTCACTTCGGAACGCCTCAGGCGACAAGGAGCGACTCGCCGGCCAGTTGTCGGATGTCGAACGTCAGCTGTCAGCGAAAGACCAGGAGCTCGCGGCCCTCAGGGGCAGCGCCGGAGACAAGGACCGCCTTGCCGCACAACTGGCGGCACTCCAGGGGCAACTATCCACCAAGGATCAGGAGCTTGCCGGACTGAAAGGGAACGCGGGAGATCGGGACCGCTTGTCGTCCGAGCTCGCGCAAGCCAAACAACGGATCACTGAACTGGAGCGACAACTGGAGGCCAAGCATCACGAACTGGCAGCGTCGAAAAATGCCGCAGGCGACCGGGAAAAAATCGTTGCAGACCTCGCAGCGGCCAAACAGCGGGCCTCGGACCTCGAGAGTGAGCTCGCGCGCAGAGACCAGGAAATGGCTTCCCTCAAAGGCGCGTTGGATCAACAAAAAACCAGTCTGGCGGAAGCAAAGGACGATTTATCGAAACTGCTGCAGGCGGAAGTGGCCAAAGGCAACGTGACCATGAAGCAGTTGGGAGATCAGCTCACCTTGGGGCTTGCCACCACGTTGCTGTTCGACTCCGGCGAAGCGACACTTAAGCCGGGGGGAGCCGATGTCTTGCACCGTATCGGTGGCGTGCTCAAACAATACCCCGATCGTTCAATTCATGTGGCCGGCCACACCGATAACGTGCCCATCAAGGGCAGACTGGCCAAGACGTATCCAACCAATGTCGAACTGTCTCAAGCGCGCGCCGAAAGTGCGCGTCAGGCGCTGACCGAGGGGGGCATGGCCCCGGACAAGATCGAAGCCAAAGGGCGTGCCGACAGCCGGCCGATTGCGAGCAATACGACCGCCGAAGGACGGCAGAAGAATCGACGCGTCGAAATCGTCGTCGGACACTAA
- a CDS encoding OmpA family protein: MRRAVWALMVLSSLAAGCETAPHVQPIASSPATVESKLLALQQEREQLLTTLGEFHDRIRDLESKLGDRQSQPAAASYDQLLSAKEAELVELRRLAPERDRLTGQLTTAANELIQARQRIGTLEQQLATRDKDLAALQTRATAVADLEVARRRISELEAHIARQDRDLHTVRTGSAERDSLAAQLQTATATIESLKARISALDQQLKDREQAYETVRSRLMERDKLVPQYNAMIAEIYQARHRIAALEQRLNEKGRDLSPRQKGTQLTTSQRDGGPLNQRSGAANQSLGDTAKSIPDGKSAPQGKDSTRSGVAFPGNPAQAEARSGSFAAVKEELLKVLPGDNRQKTISMRQDGNRLTVALDSNLLFTSGDAALSPEGATILKRIGAVLGQLSDKFVQVAGHTDNQALSKTLQKTFPDNKALSWARAENARRALVNGGIPADRTKAVGLADTRPLTSNATEQGRQKNRRLELIIVQGPTVAATVEESRPGQVRLATLSATP; encoded by the coding sequence ATGAGACGAGCAGTATGGGCGCTCATGGTTCTCAGTTCCCTCGCCGCAGGCTGTGAAACCGCTCCGCACGTCCAGCCCATCGCATCGAGCCCAGCGACCGTAGAATCGAAGCTGCTGGCCCTTCAACAGGAGCGAGAACAGCTGTTGACCACGCTGGGTGAATTCCACGATCGCATTCGCGACCTCGAAAGCAAACTGGGAGACCGCCAGAGTCAACCCGCCGCGGCATCGTACGACCAATTGCTCAGCGCGAAGGAAGCGGAACTTGTCGAACTGAGGCGGTTAGCACCGGAACGCGATCGACTCACCGGCCAATTGACGACCGCCGCCAACGAGCTCATCCAGGCTCGCCAACGAATCGGGACGCTTGAACAACAGCTGGCCACGCGCGACAAAGATCTGGCTGCCCTCCAGACCCGGGCAACGGCCGTCGCCGACCTGGAAGTCGCCCGACGCAGGATCTCGGAGCTGGAAGCGCACATCGCCCGTCAAGACCGCGATCTCCACACAGTTCGTACGGGGTCCGCAGAACGGGACAGCCTGGCGGCTCAACTACAAACCGCCACCGCCACCATCGAATCCTTAAAAGCCCGTATCAGCGCACTCGATCAGCAACTCAAAGACCGCGAGCAGGCCTATGAAACGGTTCGATCGCGCCTCATGGAACGCGACAAGCTAGTGCCCCAATACAATGCGATGATTGCAGAAATTTACCAGGCCAGACACCGCATCGCAGCGCTCGAACAGCGCCTGAACGAGAAGGGGCGAGATCTGTCGCCGCGGCAGAAGGGGACTCAACTCACCACCAGTCAGCGCGACGGAGGACCGCTGAACCAGCGCTCCGGCGCTGCCAACCAATCTCTTGGCGACACGGCCAAATCGATACCCGATGGGAAATCAGCCCCCCAGGGAAAGGACTCCACACGCAGCGGTGTTGCATTTCCAGGAAACCCCGCTCAGGCTGAGGCTCGGAGCGGAAGCTTTGCGGCGGTGAAAGAAGAACTTCTCAAAGTCCTGCCGGGCGACAATAGACAGAAAACGATCAGCATGAGGCAGGATGGAAATCGATTAACGGTCGCGCTGGACAGCAACTTGCTGTTCACATCGGGTGACGCTGCGCTGAGCCCGGAAGGCGCAACTATCCTCAAACGCATCGGTGCGGTCCTGGGACAGCTTTCAGACAAGTTCGTGCAGGTCGCAGGACACACCGACAATCAAGCACTCAGCAAAACGCTTCAAAAAACCTTCCCCGACAATAAGGCGCTCTCATGGGCTCGCGCTGAAAATGCCCGCAGGGCACTGGTCAATGGAGGGATACCCGCTGACAGGACGAAGGCCGTCGGGCTGGCCGATACACGCCCGCTCACATCCAATGCCACCGAGCAGGGCAGGCAGAAAAATCGCCGCCTCGAATTGATCATCGTCCAGGGGCCGACTGTTGCCGCGACGGTCGAGGAGTCGAGGCCCGGGCAGGTTCGACTCGCGACCCTCAGCGCAACACCTTAG
- a CDS encoding ABC transporter substrate-binding protein codes for MNRISRRRFLQLSAMTGGALLFSDLADRVLGASSDHAVAFSAEPIKIGILDPLSSPYKTSSIHDVHGANVAVDLFNKRGGVLGRPVVILEADDASNPETAIKAATKFVQDDQVDVLMGTFNADCALVVSELAKKENKLFMVTGSLLPELTGAACSSHTFVFMPNASMMAQAVVPHLVKAYGTRWYMLTTSSLDGKAMAQAMVTAGQAHGVEFVGETLVPFGATDFTAAFTAAKDKHPTLVVLNLYGWDLVHALKAYTKLDFAKEKIGVGGMIAGEQIGRPLGYANNAGIWGLIWDPKVNTEGSRQFIRAVVDKYNHTPTSRCYLGYAAMTQILEAIQRAGTTNAAALIKALEGREFDGLKEGRSYFQASNHQHMQDVLVGEAYGKELGLGHYKILATVPGDRLAAPVHAGVCQL; via the coding sequence ATGAATAGGATCTCACGCAGACGTTTCTTGCAACTATCAGCCATGACCGGCGGCGCGCTGCTTTTTAGCGATTTGGCCGACCGTGTGCTCGGTGCGTCGTCCGATCACGCAGTGGCGTTTTCCGCAGAGCCGATCAAGATCGGAATTCTCGATCCGCTCTCGAGCCCGTACAAGACCTCCTCCATTCATGATGTTCATGGTGCCAATGTGGCCGTCGATCTCTTCAATAAACGTGGTGGTGTGTTGGGGCGGCCGGTAGTGATTCTCGAGGCCGATGATGCCTCCAATCCTGAGACGGCGATCAAAGCTGCCACAAAGTTTGTGCAGGACGATCAGGTTGATGTCCTGATGGGCACGTTTAATGCGGATTGTGCGCTTGTGGTTTCGGAGTTGGCGAAGAAGGAGAACAAGCTGTTCATGGTCACGGGCTCCCTTCTCCCCGAACTGACCGGAGCCGCGTGCAGCTCGCATACCTTCGTGTTTATGCCGAATGCCTCGATGATGGCGCAGGCTGTCGTGCCCCACTTGGTCAAGGCCTACGGTACCCGCTGGTATATGCTGACGACCAGCTCATTGGACGGCAAAGCCATGGCGCAGGCCATGGTGACGGCCGGCCAGGCTCATGGCGTTGAGTTTGTGGGGGAGACACTAGTGCCTTTCGGGGCGACGGACTTCACTGCGGCGTTCACGGCCGCCAAGGACAAACATCCGACGCTGGTGGTGCTCAATCTCTATGGATGGGATTTAGTCCACGCACTGAAGGCATACACTAAACTTGATTTTGCGAAGGAGAAGATCGGCGTGGGTGGGATGATTGCGGGTGAACAAATTGGACGGCCCCTCGGTTATGCCAACAACGCCGGCATTTGGGGGCTCATCTGGGATCCAAAGGTCAACACGGAAGGATCCAGGCAGTTTATTCGAGCAGTCGTCGACAAATACAATCACACGCCAACTTCGCGCTGCTATCTTGGGTATGCCGCCATGACGCAGATCCTTGAGGCGATTCAACGAGCAGGAACGACGAACGCTGCCGCACTCATTAAGGCGTTGGAGGGGCGCGAGTTTGACGGGCTGAAAGAGGGACGGTCCTACTTCCAGGCCTCAAACCATCAGCATATGCAGGATGTGCTGGTCGGGGAAGCCTACGGAAAGGAGCTGGGGCTTGGGCATTACAAGATTCTGGCGACGGTTCCAGGCGACCGCCTTGCGGCGCCTGTTCACGCTGGTGTCTGTCAGTTGTAG
- a CDS encoding HEAT repeat domain-containing protein, whose protein sequence is MTRSASFAAAIFLLLLLGIGSTAWAYRDYFSETQKAQLTNIQTVLVEVIALTDTGAGNPEGIREVVTRRMKEMGYAAIADPALPHDVVVRVKCEQRKTWEGTAAAGGDNDLLDAPSRLWKGPACQVTYALGGMKIKWQKEVRTEFEDANQAAQSAQGGAPGPYALTALQVELEKYEFPLFLTAEWGQPDRLLKLMDSPDTSQLRKLKIISLLGEMVADEALPHLTEALKDKDLAKQAAVALGNMGKEGIPVLIEILKHSKQPDLQAAAAKGLGDLGNTHSDPRVVPPLLEMLDAPGIDIAVQTEIAWALGRVPDRRSVEPLFALDRKLQKIRNDPPDPQIKKLKEAVFWSIKQVYTEDQYS, encoded by the coding sequence ATGACGCGGAGCGCTTCCTTTGCCGCAGCTATCTTCCTTCTGCTTCTCCTTGGCATCGGCTCTACAGCATGGGCCTATCGGGACTACTTTAGTGAAACGCAAAAGGCGCAACTGACAAATATCCAGACGGTCCTCGTTGAGGTGATCGCGCTTACTGATACGGGCGCTGGTAACCCCGAGGGAATCAGAGAAGTTGTCACGCGACGTATGAAGGAAATGGGCTATGCAGCCATTGCGGATCCCGCCCTTCCGCACGATGTCGTCGTCCGGGTAAAGTGCGAGCAACGTAAGACGTGGGAAGGTACCGCGGCGGCCGGTGGAGACAATGATTTACTGGATGCCCCTTCTCGCCTGTGGAAGGGACCGGCGTGTCAGGTGACATATGCTTTGGGAGGGATGAAGATCAAATGGCAGAAGGAGGTTCGGACGGAATTTGAAGATGCCAATCAGGCCGCTCAATCGGCTCAGGGTGGCGCGCCCGGTCCCTATGCCCTGACCGCGCTCCAGGTCGAGTTAGAGAAGTATGAATTTCCGCTCTTCTTGACGGCCGAATGGGGGCAGCCGGATCGACTGCTGAAGTTGATGGATTCTCCGGACACCAGCCAGCTCCGGAAATTGAAGATTATTTCCCTCCTGGGAGAGATGGTGGCCGATGAAGCATTGCCTCATCTGACAGAGGCGCTGAAGGATAAGGACTTGGCGAAGCAAGCAGCGGTGGCGTTGGGCAATATGGGGAAGGAGGGAATCCCAGTGCTCATCGAGATCCTGAAGCACTCCAAACAGCCTGACTTGCAGGCAGCGGCGGCTAAGGGGTTGGGCGATCTTGGGAACACCCATAGTGACCCGAGAGTGGTGCCGCCGCTGCTTGAGATGTTGGACGCGCCTGGCATTGACATCGCTGTTCAGACGGAGATTGCCTGGGCATTGGGGCGGGTTCCCGACCGGCGATCGGTTGAGCCACTGTTTGCACTCGATAGGAAACTGCAGAAGATCCGCAACGATCCCCCAGACCCTCAGATCAAGAAGCTAAAAGAGGCAGTATTCTGGTCGATTAAGCAGGTCTACACCGAAGACCAGTACAGCTAA